In a single window of the Paenibacillus sp. MMS20-IR301 genome:
- a CDS encoding CPBP family intramembrane glutamic endopeptidase, with translation MKNVRKLSETEKERMEVIGSSTSTMPQARPGWPETLTALGLYLIGIIMLGLWMSQIPDEQAILRINIGGVGNGLVGLAALFAAYALRVRDLRAFGFRAIERKWLLVGVALGIVAFGGCFVIEGVYFHFITELNNQADFQTAAQGGALSLFVLLITGAILTPLGEEFVFRGVIANALNRYGAWVGVVGSAAIFGVVHGFNVILFDAFMVGILNGILFRKTGSIWPGVVVHIVYNGLNLLYYSTI, from the coding sequence GTGAAAAATGTTCGAAAATTGTCTGAAACTGAAAAGGAACGGATGGAGGTAATTGGCTCTTCCACGTCCACTATGCCCCAAGCCCGACCTGGCTGGCCAGAGACCCTAACTGCACTGGGTCTTTATCTGATCGGCATTATTATGCTCGGTCTTTGGATGTCGCAAATCCCTGACGAGCAAGCCATCTTGCGAATTAACATCGGGGGTGTAGGCAATGGTCTCGTTGGCCTCGCCGCCTTGTTCGCAGCCTACGCCCTGCGGGTTCGCGATCTGCGCGCTTTCGGTTTCCGGGCGATCGAACGGAAATGGCTGCTTGTGGGAGTCGCCCTCGGTATTGTCGCGTTCGGCGGATGCTTCGTTATAGAGGGGGTCTATTTTCACTTCATCACCGAGCTGAACAACCAAGCGGACTTCCAGACAGCGGCGCAAGGCGGCGCGCTCTCACTCTTCGTTCTGCTTATCACTGGCGCTATCCTCACGCCGCTCGGCGAGGAGTTTGTATTCCGTGGCGTTATTGCCAATGCGCTGAACCGTTATGGAGCATGGGTCGGCGTGGTCGGCAGCGCTGCGATCTTCGGCGTCGTTCATGGATTCAACGTCATACTGTTCGACGCATTCATGGTCGGCATCCTGAATGGTATACTGTTCCGTAAGACGGGTTCCATCTGGCCCGGGGTCGTGGTGCATATCGTGTATAACGGCCTCAATCTTCTCTACTATTCTACGATATAG